DNA sequence from the Vicia villosa cultivar HV-30 ecotype Madison, WI linkage group LG3, Vvil1.0, whole genome shotgun sequence genome:
TAGCAATCATGGCAATTGAGAACGCTAGGGATAATGGTTGGAACAAATTGTGGCTTGAAACTGATTGCATCTTTGTGGTCAAGGCTTTTTCAAAGGTGGATATGGTTCCTTGGCATTTAAAGGCTCGTTGGAGTTTTTGCTGTGCTTACACTCTTCAAATTGATTTTGTTGTTTCGCATACCTTTCGCGAAGCAAACTTTTGTGCTGACTTATTAGCTAACATAGGATACAACACCAAGAAATTCACTTGGTTTGATAGTCTTCGTCATGATCTTTCCAAGGACTTTTTGCTTGACAAACAAGGCTTCCCTAGATTTAGGCTTTGTACTTAATGGCCCTTGTGTTTGTCTTTTGTCCTTGAATCCTGTAATTTTTCTCTTTTAATGAAAtccttttttgtttaaaaaaaaactatattcatAATTTTGAAGCTAAAATTGAgattaattttgtatttatttctttattaatttatttaaaattatagttATTCTCTTTTTATAATTGTaatctaattttttaaaatccTAATCCACGTTTAAAAttcgttatttatttatttaataaaaaatttgtaatCCCACGTATTTGAATAGTTTTACCTTTTAAATGGTTTTTTTAATTgatgaaatattaaataaaaactattgtcaaaataactttccattttaaattcaatagaattaGTCAAATGTAACTTCTCTTTtcaatatattattgatttttaaaaattttaaaaattctttttttacgtttaaatttttattataaataaattgtaatttttatattattttatttagtaaatattattttatactcatattattttattttgttatttatttaataaatattattatgaaaataataattattattatataaaaaaattatattttattaataattagtaAATCACGATACATTCAATACCATCATTTTGAAAGTTCCCCCCACTTTCCCCATATCCTTCTCTCTTTATCAAATTTAAAATGCATACTCGCCATATAATATGTAAATAGGCATGTTTAAATATCGATTATTCAAATACATATACAGATATTAATATTCGGATGTCCATTTAGAAAAGTCTTAAGATTGGAATTCGGACAAATAATTTTTACAAATGCGGcatttattttgggacagagggatCAGGGAATAACACTTTTCCTTAAGCCTCTAAAAATTTCTTGCATTCATATTCATCAATTTATGTTATGAGTCGTGTGCAAAGCTTAAAGGTGAAAGGCTCAACATTAAAAGTGTGCATATTAGGTAGGTTTTCTCCCTTCTTGAAAGAGACGATTTCACCCAAGGGAACCGTGGTCATACTGCACTGCATTTCAACTTTTAATTTGGGAAACATATCCAAAATTATTGTCCAAGAAATTCAATTTTGTTCCAAGAGAAAAGATGACATGATCTACTTCCCTTGTCTCATTACTTGTGCAAGAGACAAGGAGTTTCTAAGAATTTCACAAATGAGATCAGTCATCCACAAGCTGGGTTAGACAAGGAAGCAATCATGACTTTGTTGAGGCCAAAGGGTGAGAAGAAACGGCAGGAGGCACGCCAGAGGATGTCGCGAGTTAGTTCTTTGTTTAACAACGAAGAACTCTTGTGGGGAATTTTGTTACAAATACAAAAGGACCGACGAGAGTCTTCCGTTTTGTGAGAGACCAACATACATGGTATAATATAATGTACTCCCTTCATAAGGATCGTGTGATAAATAGGCCACTAGTGTTCCTTGAGCATATATTATGGGAATTATTGATCAAAGGAGATGAAGACAGCCAAGAGAACCATTCCGAAAGGAACGAAAGATCAAAAGAAAATTGGGTGAAAAAGGACAATATGAAAAGCAAGAAAAATGTGTCCTTTAAGATATAGACAGAGAAGATTTATGGCGTGATTAAATATGACACCCATACAAAGAAGAAGAATTTTAAGAAGTTCAAGAAGGTATAGAGTCATGTTAATAAAGCTATTGAGGAAGTGAGTCCAATGAAGGAATTCAACATAAATGAACCCGTTGAGGAAGAGCAACATGACGGTGGCAGGACCATTAATGAATTGATCAAAAAGGTGACTAAGGATTGAGAAGATAGGAGTAAGATTTAATCTGTTGAGGAAGAAAGGGCTAAGGAAGATGAATATATAGAAACTAATATAACGCAAGTTGAAAGAGAGCGTGAAGAAGAAAAACATGTGGAAGACAAAGAacaggaagaggaagaagaggaaattGAGAAGTATGAGGAGAAtggaaaagaagaagttgatctaGAGGATTCAGGAGAAGAATCAGAAACATAGTCTAAAAAGGATGAGCCTACTAAAGGCAAGGATCCAAAGGAAGTTGTGAAAGACTTCGACACGCCAGAATACAACAACCCCAACAAAGAACCCCAAGAAGAATATGTCGAGCTAGAAATGGCTATCAACCTTGCCAAagtcaacaaaacaaaaaacgcCAAGACCCTAGAAAAACCTCACATCCCAATTCAAATGAAAATTCCCACAAAAGTGAAGAGTACAGAAAATAAAAAGATCACAATGAAGTTCAAAGAATCAAGTCCTCTTAACGTTCCAGAAAAGATCATCGAGGAGAAAaggatgcaaagaaaagaaaaatagtagAAAAAAAATGCTACTAGGAAGAATAATAGACTTAAGGCCTAACTTGTATTTCCTACTCATCATCTTCTATTATTTCATTTAGTGTCTAAGTCATGGCATGCCATAACTCGCCAGATGACAGAGTGGATCATGTCCTTACTCTATGTTTGGGGATACGATAACTCATGTCATAAATTTAGACAACTAGCTAATTTTAGTCATGTTTcctttttttatgaattttagtttttatgtttttatgtttcaAGCATTTAGCGCTTAAGTTTAATGAAAGTTAAATTTCATGGTTgtcttaattttagttttaatcttttttgctaaaaaaaaaacttctaacTTCATATCTAAAATAGCAGAATTTCTAAGAACTTATGAGACTTCGAATTAGACTACTAATAATATTGGAAACAAGGTCTTGATAATAAAAATTAATGCACCTACTTATGACTTTCTGAGAAGCCATGTCGCGCTAGAAGTAGTAAGGAGAGTAGTTAGCCTATTAAGAAGTTTGAATTGTTCTAAAATATGGAATAATATTCGTTTTAGTGTTTATTTTAGGGGAGGAAAATAAAATTGCTTAAGGCTATCACAAGGATCCACTGTATATATAAATTAGCACACAAAGTGTGCAAAAAGATTGAAAAATGGAAATTAGCATTATAAATAAAGTACATGTACCCAAAACTGGAGGGACGGTGGGTGTCTTCACCATCTATAACAGGTTGGACTAATTACAAGTGAGATTATGTCAGGTGAAAAGATAAAGCATCTAGCAAAACGTATTAAGAAAAAGTAATGCAAGTGTAAGCCTCAAGTTCAGAATGAGCTAAAAAGCCAACAAAAAGCAAGATAGTTAATTCCCCCTACTAAATCGAAAAATGTATTTCGGGCCATAAGATAGTTAATTATCTTAACTGAAGACTTAAGGCATGACAGATAACCTCAGGAAGCACACACATGCACacacagacacacacacacacacacacacacaccaacATGATTTATTTGTAAGAAAACTCAGTTGTGCCAATTTTTGGATGTAGTCTCGCTAGAAAAATTTTGAGTTGCATATGAAATGAGTTGCTAGAGTAGGGGATGGAGGGAAGgagaatttttctttttttgatattATATGTCGCATCACCTAAGGACAGATAATGGTTCAAGTTTTGGGGTGTGATAACACACTATGTATGAGGCATCATAGCCCTTAACACttgattaatatttttattcaataacTTATTAGGTTAATTTTAGTGCACTTTTGTTGTTTTTAAGTAAGTTGTAAAAAGCTCAATAGGTGCTCtcatttatgagtttttatgtGTTTGTTATGTGTATTGGGATGACTTTTGATAAATCCTGGAACGAAAGAACTAGAGCAACACCTTAAACACAACTTTGAGATGAGAACAAGTGCAATAGAGGTTACAAATAATGGAAATTCACAATTTTAAGGAATATGTGACATTAACAAACAAAATTGGAGCGCATTTGAGTCAAAAAGTAAATGAGATAAGATCAAGTCACTAGAAGACAAAAGATTATGAAATAATACAGCCACTACACCGCGTAACTTATCTCCTTGCAACACAGGACTGACGCAAGGCACCGCCGCCGTCTCCCTGCACAACTAACCTACCACACGACACTTTGTCCCCTAATGTTGTTTGTACATTACTCGACAATGGTACGAAAATGAATAGTTTGAGAGAAACTTGCTGATTCTTAGGGGCTAGATGTAATGAATATTCAAAAGTCCATGATCCAAAGACTCCACCAAACCCTAGATTAAGTTGACTTTAAAAGGACCTCTTGGtggtaggtgtcataccccaaaatttgccaacattatttctcttattcaagcttCAAGTCCATAGGCAAAAGCTcataaacacactctcctatacaaaagctctgaactagggtttgattaattcaatggaaaatcattgaatcaatggctcaaggtggttccatagggtcaccaacatcccaaattatctccatataaagtttcaagtcaaacagagcaaatttagtccctcaaatcctgattaggtcaacagtcgactctcaagggcaaaacagtcatttcaagtcaatatacaagatatttggtcaacaacatcctcataaccctaaaatcatcatttgatcaagggttgatcatgatgatgcaaggaaagatcagaaaagtcaaaagtcaaaagttactattttgggcatgaattgaaaaagtcaaccaaactttgaaaattcaccaaatattcat
Encoded proteins:
- the LOC131657844 gene encoding uncharacterized protein LOC131657844, which codes for MTSSCGGIFRDDKARHLGSFCAYLHAGNVVSAELLVAIMAIENARDNGWNKLWLETDCIFVVKAFSKVDMVPWHLKARWSFCCAYTLQIDFVVSHTFREANFCADLLANIGYNTKKFTWFDSLRHDLSKDFLLDKQGFPRFRLCT